From the Prosthecodimorpha staleyi genome, one window contains:
- a CDS encoding AraC family transcriptional regulator, producing MSSRERLGALRLFQSEALDEARDFVARAFCPHRLDLDRPATRLDAIHNHAPGRDVSLNYLRYGAAVTIEPGELSSFYLIQIPVVGSADVRNGGRSVTVAPGQGTILNPTLHTRMRWSETCAKLLVRIDRAALTRVAESLTGHHLSAPILFEPELRFDHPATAHFRTLVLACFAAAEAGQAFTASRDATRQRLIEEGLMAALLNGQPSIIEHAMAAAGTPPSSRQLRRACGFIDANLAGDFTIADVAGAAGCSVRSLQLAFRGRFGTSPLQYWRRRRLALARFHLGSGAAEGGVGAVAFATGHIHLGRFATDYRSAFGEAPSATLRRAAELAGRSAS from the coding sequence ATGTCGTCAAGGGAGCGCCTCGGCGCCCTGCGACTGTTCCAGTCCGAGGCCCTGGACGAAGCACGCGACTTTGTGGCGCGCGCCTTCTGTCCGCATCGTCTCGATCTGGACCGTCCGGCAACCCGGCTCGACGCGATCCACAACCATGCCCCGGGCCGGGATGTGTCGCTCAACTATCTGCGCTACGGCGCGGCGGTGACGATCGAGCCGGGCGAATTGTCGAGCTTCTACCTGATCCAGATCCCGGTGGTCGGCAGCGCGGATGTCCGCAACGGCGGCCGTTCGGTGACGGTCGCGCCGGGACAGGGGACGATACTCAACCCGACGCTGCATACCCGCATGCGCTGGTCGGAGACCTGCGCGAAGCTCCTGGTGCGCATCGACCGCGCCGCGCTGACCCGCGTCGCGGAGAGCCTGACCGGGCATCATCTCTCGGCGCCGATCCTGTTCGAGCCCGAATTGCGCTTCGACCATCCGGCGACGGCGCATTTCCGCACCCTGGTGCTGGCCTGCTTCGCGGCGGCGGAAGCCGGGCAGGCCTTCACGGCCTCGCGCGACGCCACCCGGCAGCGGCTGATCGAAGAGGGGCTGATGGCGGCCTTGCTGAACGGGCAGCCGAGCATCATCGAGCACGCCATGGCGGCCGCGGGGACGCCGCCGTCGTCGCGCCAGCTGCGCCGCGCCTGCGGCTTCATCGACGCCAATCTCGCCGGCGACTTCACGATCGCCGACGTGGCGGGGGCTGCCGGCTGCTCGGTGCGCTCGCTGCAACTCGCCTTCCGCGGCCGGTTCGGGACCAGCCCGCTGCAATATTGGCGCCGGCGGCGGCTGGCGCTCGCCCGGTTCCATCTTGGCAGCGGAGCCGCGGAGGGCGGCGTCGGTGCGGTCGCCTTCGCGACCGGCCACATCCATCTCGGCCGCTTCGCCACGGACTACCGGTCGGCCTTCGGCGAGGCACCGAGCGCAACCCTGCGCCGCGCCGCGGAACTGGCCGGGCGTTCGGCTTCCTAG